The proteins below come from a single Acuticoccus sediminis genomic window:
- a CDS encoding ring-cleaving dioxygenase encodes MAAIRGLHHITAISGPAQASLDYHTGTLGRRLVKTTVNFDDPSVYHLYYGAEDAGPGGIFTVFPYDHAGHGRTGTGIAESYGYAVSPETVAAFEDRGRPFERFGETGVTITDNDGAPVELVATPGGPRLEHALFHSATMVVADPDPTARLLTEVFGYEKVGQEGDRQRFASPDGPAGVIDVIASGGPRAQPGAGSIHHLAFRAADDDDLMSWQSAVRGFGLSPTPLIDRQYFHSIYFREPGGILFEIATDPPGFAVDEPQDQLGRSLKLPPQHESKRRELEATLPPLRRTVAA; translated from the coding sequence ATGGCCGCCATCAGGGGCTTGCACCACATCACCGCGATCTCGGGACCAGCGCAGGCGTCGCTCGACTACCACACGGGCACGCTGGGCCGGCGCCTCGTCAAGACGACCGTGAACTTCGACGATCCCAGCGTCTACCACCTCTACTACGGCGCCGAGGATGCCGGTCCCGGCGGGATCTTCACCGTCTTCCCGTACGACCACGCCGGCCACGGCCGCACCGGCACGGGGATCGCCGAGAGCTACGGCTACGCCGTCTCCCCCGAGACGGTGGCGGCGTTCGAGGATCGCGGCCGCCCGTTCGAGCGGTTCGGCGAGACCGGCGTGACCATCACCGACAACGACGGCGCGCCCGTCGAGCTGGTGGCCACGCCCGGCGGTCCGCGGCTGGAGCACGCGCTCTTCCATTCGGCGACGATGGTGGTCGCCGACCCCGACCCGACCGCGCGTCTGCTGACCGAGGTGTTCGGCTACGAGAAGGTCGGCCAGGAGGGGGACCGGCAGCGGTTCGCGAGCCCAGACGGGCCGGCCGGGGTGATCGACGTCATCGCGAGCGGGGGCCCGCGCGCGCAGCCGGGCGCCGGCTCGATCCACCACCTCGCCTTCCGCGCGGCGGACGACGACGACCTGATGTCGTGGCAGAGCGCCGTGCGCGGGTTCGGCCTCTCCCCGACGCCGCTCATCGACCGGCAGTATTTCCACTCGATCTACTTCCGCGAGCCGGGCGGGATCCTGTTCGAGATCGCCACCGATCCGCCGGGGTTCGCGGTCGACGAGCCGCAGGACCAGCTCGGCCGGTCGCTGAAGCTGCCGCCGCAGCACGAGAGCAAGCGCCGCGAGCTGGAGGCGACGCTGCCGCCGCTGCGCCGCACGGTCGCGGCCTGA
- a CDS encoding zinc-dependent alcohol dehydrogenase family protein, producing the protein MQTRAAILSAFPAERPYATSRPLSIERVELDDPGRGEVLVRVAAAGLCHSDLSVINGDRPRPMPMALGHEAAGVVERVGEDVPDLVPGDHVVMVFVPSCGSCAPCAEGRPALCEPGAAANNAGTLLSGARRIHKADHTINHHLGCSAFAEHAVVSHRSLVKVDREMPLERAALFGCAVLTGVGAVVNTAAVRAGETVAVVGLGGVGLSAVLGALSSGAAQVIAIDVNSDKAGFAASLGATAVFDPRGEDTVAAIRELTRGGVDVAVETAGVAAAFKCAYDVTRRGGRTVTASLPNPAVTLPATHVSLVAEERTVRGSYLGGGVPRRDIARYMALNAAGRLPVEKLHTGTDPLDKINEGFDALAEGATIRRLISIAA; encoded by the coding sequence ATGCAAACCCGTGCCGCAATCCTGTCCGCATTTCCCGCCGAGCGTCCCTACGCCACCTCGCGGCCGCTTTCGATCGAGCGGGTCGAGCTGGACGATCCGGGGCGGGGCGAGGTGCTGGTGCGGGTGGCGGCGGCGGGCCTTTGCCACTCCGACCTCTCGGTGATCAACGGCGACCGGCCGCGCCCGATGCCGATGGCGCTCGGCCACGAGGCCGCCGGCGTGGTCGAGCGCGTCGGCGAGGACGTGCCGGACCTCGTCCCCGGCGACCACGTGGTGATGGTGTTTGTGCCGTCGTGCGGCTCGTGCGCGCCGTGCGCGGAAGGGCGTCCTGCGCTCTGCGAGCCGGGGGCGGCGGCGAACAACGCCGGCACGCTCCTCTCCGGGGCGCGGCGCATCCACAAGGCGGACCATACGATCAACCATCATCTCGGCTGCTCGGCGTTCGCGGAGCACGCGGTGGTCTCGCACCGCTCACTGGTGAAGGTCGACCGCGAGATGCCGCTGGAGCGGGCCGCGCTGTTCGGCTGCGCCGTGCTGACGGGCGTCGGTGCGGTGGTCAACACCGCCGCGGTGCGGGCGGGCGAGACGGTGGCGGTCGTCGGCCTCGGCGGCGTCGGGCTCAGCGCCGTGCTGGGCGCGCTGTCCTCCGGCGCGGCGCAGGTGATCGCGATCGACGTGAACTCCGACAAGGCCGGCTTCGCCGCCTCCCTCGGCGCGACCGCCGTCTTCGACCCGCGCGGCGAGGACACCGTCGCTGCCATCAGGGAGCTGACCAGGGGAGGGGTGGACGTCGCGGTCGAGACCGCGGGCGTCGCCGCGGCCTTCAAGTGCGCCTACGACGTGACGCGCCGCGGCGGACGCACGGTGACCGCGAGCCTGCCGAACCCGGCGGTGACGCTGCCTGCCACCCACGTCAGCCTCGTCGCCGAGGAGCGGACGGTGCGCGGCTCCTACCTGGGCGGCGGCGTCCCGCGCCGCGACATTGCCCGCTACATGGCGCTGAACGCCGCCGGCCGCCTGCCGGTCGAGAAGCTTCACACCGGGACCGACCCGCTGGACAAGATCAACGAGGGGTTCGACGCGCTGGCCGAGGGGGCCACCATCCGGCGCCTGATTTCCATCGCCGCCTGA
- a CDS encoding long-chain-fatty-acid--CoA ligase translates to MKGMMMNRPLKIADILAFAAEVYPNGEIISVRTEGDVHRTTYKETAGRVAQLAHALKGLGVGFGDRVATLAWNGYRHFELYYAISGIGSVCHTINPRLSAEQMIYIVNHAQDKVLFVDTTFVPILEKLTGELPADLTFVIMTDRAHMPENTLNALCYEELLEGQPTSIDWPEFDENTAAGLCYTSGTTGDPKGALYSHRSMVLHTLIVPTSMPGVFAPGHRIMPVVPLFHVNAWGTPYTAPLTGASLIFPGGKLDGPSIYELMDSEKVWSAWGVPTVWLGLLNEIDKRGRIPEGFGHLVVGGSAAPRPMVEKFENLGVDVCHAWGMTEMSPIGTTGQQIDEMKDWPQDKLIDWKSRQGRRIFGVDFKIVDEDGKRLPHDGKTVGELHVRGNTIVAGYFNNEAATSKALDEEGWFGTGDVAHISADGILTITDRAKDLIKSGGEWISSLDLENIVMAHPKVANCAVVAVPHPKWDERPLLVVTPAGDPPTKAELIAMLSEHLAKWQIPDDVVFVEQLPLTATGKVSKLTLRQNFKDYQLPDEQAAAS, encoded by the coding sequence ATGAAGGGCATGATGATGAACCGTCCGCTGAAAATAGCGGACATTCTGGCGTTCGCCGCCGAGGTGTACCCGAACGGCGAAATCATCTCGGTGCGGACCGAGGGCGACGTCCATCGTACGACCTATAAGGAAACCGCAGGTCGCGTCGCCCAGCTCGCCCATGCCCTGAAAGGCCTCGGAGTGGGGTTCGGCGACCGCGTCGCGACGCTCGCCTGGAACGGCTACCGCCACTTCGAGCTCTACTATGCCATCTCCGGCATCGGCTCGGTCTGCCACACGATCAATCCGCGCCTCTCGGCCGAGCAGATGATCTACATCGTCAACCACGCGCAGGATAAGGTCCTGTTCGTGGACACGACGTTCGTGCCCATCCTCGAGAAGCTGACGGGCGAGCTTCCGGCCGACCTCACCTTCGTCATCATGACCGACCGGGCGCACATGCCCGAGAACACGCTGAACGCCCTCTGCTACGAGGAGCTGCTGGAGGGACAGCCCACCAGCATCGACTGGCCGGAGTTCGACGAGAACACCGCCGCCGGCCTCTGCTACACCTCCGGCACCACGGGCGACCCCAAGGGCGCGCTCTACTCCCACCGCTCGATGGTGCTGCACACGCTGATCGTGCCGACCTCGATGCCGGGCGTCTTCGCGCCGGGGCACCGCATCATGCCGGTGGTGCCGCTCTTCCACGTCAACGCCTGGGGGACGCCCTACACCGCGCCGCTGACCGGCGCCTCGCTGATCTTCCCCGGCGGCAAGCTCGACGGGCCGAGCATCTACGAGCTGATGGACTCCGAGAAGGTGTGGTCCGCCTGGGGCGTGCCGACGGTCTGGCTCGGCCTCCTCAACGAGATCGACAAGCGCGGCCGGATCCCCGAAGGCTTCGGCCACCTTGTCGTGGGCGGCTCGGCGGCGCCGCGCCCGATGGTCGAGAAGTTCGAGAACCTCGGCGTCGATGTCTGCCACGCGTGGGGCATGACCGAGATGAGCCCCATCGGCACCACCGGCCAGCAGATCGACGAAATGAAGGACTGGCCGCAGGACAAGCTCATCGACTGGAAGTCGCGCCAGGGCCGGCGCATCTTCGGCGTCGACTTCAAGATCGTCGACGAGGACGGCAAGCGCCTGCCGCACGACGGCAAGACCGTCGGCGAGCTCCACGTGCGCGGCAACACCATCGTCGCCGGCTATTTCAACAACGAGGCGGCGACCAGCAAGGCGCTAGACGAGGAGGGCTGGTTCGGGACCGGCGACGTCGCGCACATCTCCGCCGACGGGATCCTCACCATCACGGACCGCGCCAAGGACCTCATCAAGTCCGGCGGCGAGTGGATCTCCTCGCTGGATCTCGAGAACATCGTGATGGCCCACCCGAAGGTCGCCAACTGCGCGGTGGTCGCGGTGCCGCACCCGAAGTGGGACGAGCGACCGCTTCTGGTGGTGACGCCCGCCGGCGACCCGCCGACGAAGGCGGAGCTGATCGCGATGCTGTCGGAGCATCTCGCCAAGTGGCAGATCCCGGACGACGTGGTGTTCGTCGAGCAGCTGCCCCTGACGGCGACCGGCAAGGTGTCGAAGCTGACGCTCCGGCAGAACTTCAAGGACTACCAGCTCCCGGACGAGCAGGCCGCGGCGAGCTGA
- a CDS encoding aspartate/glutamate racemase family protein, whose amino-acid sequence MHIGLIGGIGVAATIVYYQRLTAAVDALGGPLDLTISHGDIQTLIRNNLADLRGPQAGIFAAQVARLREAGADFAAITSIGGHFCFDELAAISPLPLVSGVTPLDDAFAGRGIGRVGLLGTRVVMRTRLYGQLARTEAVALDDEIDTIGQTYQDVAVAGACTDAQRALFIDAGARMVRDLGAEAIVLAGTDLNLAFDGQEPGYPVIDALDVHVDVLARLATGRLALEDVAVPAGRP is encoded by the coding sequence ATGCACATCGGACTGATCGGCGGCATCGGCGTCGCTGCAACGATCGTTTATTATCAGCGCCTTACGGCCGCTGTCGACGCTCTCGGCGGGCCGCTCGACCTGACCATCTCGCACGGCGACATCCAGACGCTGATCCGCAATAATCTCGCTGACCTCCGCGGCCCGCAAGCCGGGATCTTCGCCGCACAGGTCGCCCGGCTGCGGGAGGCGGGGGCCGACTTCGCGGCGATCACCTCCATCGGCGGCCACTTCTGCTTCGACGAACTCGCCGCGATCAGCCCGCTGCCCCTCGTCTCCGGCGTGACGCCGCTCGACGACGCCTTCGCCGGCCGCGGTATCGGCCGGGTCGGCCTCCTCGGCACCCGGGTGGTCATGCGCACCCGGCTCTACGGCCAGCTCGCCCGCACAGAGGCGGTGGCGCTCGACGACGAGATCGACACGATCGGCCAGACCTACCAGGACGTCGCGGTCGCCGGCGCCTGCACCGACGCGCAGCGCGCCCTCTTCATCGACGCGGGAGCACGGATGGTCCGCGACCTCGGGGCCGAGGCGATCGTGCTGGCCGGCACCGACCTCAATCTCGCCTTCGACGGGCAGGAACCCGGCTACCCCGTCATCGACGCGCTCGACGTGCACGTCGACGTGCTCGCGCGCCTTGCGACGGGGCGCCTCGCCCTCGAGGACGTCGCCGTCCCCGCCGGGCGGCCCTAA
- a CDS encoding NADP-dependent oxidoreductase, producing MQRIVLASRPTGAPTEDNFRLESAELRDPGEKEVAVENLYLSLDPYMRGRMDDAKSYAKPVEVGATMEGGTVGRVIASNSSRFAEGDLVVGQFGWATHGVLPANQLRHAATDYAPPSASLGVLGMPGFTGWYGLKELGRPKSGETLVVAAATGPVGQMVGQLGKALGLRAVGVAGGEDKCRFAVETLGFDACLDHHAYPDVPAMREALAKAAPDGIDVYYENVGGKVLEAVLSLMNPFGRIPVCGTIAYYNLGGLGAGDAPGPNMLPRAMRSILVNKLNVHGFIIMDHWDRYGDFLAEVGPMVKDGRIKYQEDIAEGLANAPAKFISMLKGGNFGKTVVKLTGDAA from the coding sequence ATGCAGCGGATCGTGCTCGCCAGCCGACCCACGGGCGCGCCGACCGAAGACAACTTCCGCCTCGAATCCGCCGAGTTGCGCGATCCCGGCGAGAAGGAGGTCGCGGTCGAGAACCTCTACCTCTCGCTCGATCCCTACATGCGCGGGCGGATGGACGACGCGAAGTCCTACGCCAAGCCGGTCGAGGTCGGCGCCACGATGGAGGGTGGCACCGTCGGCCGCGTCATCGCGTCCAACTCGTCGCGCTTCGCGGAGGGCGACCTCGTCGTCGGGCAGTTCGGCTGGGCGACGCACGGCGTGCTGCCGGCCAACCAGCTCCGCCACGCCGCCACCGACTACGCGCCGCCGTCCGCCTCCCTCGGCGTCCTCGGCATGCCCGGCTTCACCGGCTGGTACGGCCTCAAGGAACTCGGGCGGCCCAAGAGCGGGGAGACGCTCGTCGTCGCCGCGGCCACCGGACCCGTCGGCCAGATGGTCGGCCAGCTCGGCAAGGCGCTCGGCCTGCGCGCGGTCGGCGTCGCCGGCGGCGAGGACAAGTGCCGCTTCGCGGTCGAGACGCTCGGCTTCGATGCCTGCCTCGACCACCACGCCTACCCCGACGTCCCGGCGATGCGCGAGGCGCTCGCCAAGGCCGCGCCCGACGGCATCGACGTCTACTACGAGAACGTCGGCGGCAAGGTGCTGGAGGCGGTGCTCTCGCTGATGAACCCGTTCGGCCGCATCCCGGTCTGCGGCACCATCGCCTACTACAACCTCGGCGGCCTCGGTGCCGGCGACGCGCCCGGGCCCAACATGCTGCCGCGGGCGATGCGGTCCATCCTCGTCAACAAGCTCAACGTCCACGGCTTCATCATCATGGACCACTGGGACCGCTACGGCGACTTCCTCGCCGAGGTGGGCCCGATGGTGAAGGACGGCCGCATCAAGTACCAGGAGGACATCGCCGAGGGCCTCGCGAACGCGCCGGCGAAGTTCATCTCGATGCTCAAGGGCGGCAACTTCGGCAAGACCGTCGTCAAGCTGACCGGGGACGCCGCATGA
- a CDS encoding alpha/beta hydrolase, with translation MKTWLLIHGAWHGSWCWDQVRLRLEHVGDRVITPTLRGLGERADQMSRTITLQAWVDEVAHLMTSHAMTDTIVVGHSFAGSVVSGLAEAVPERIQRLIYLDAMLLEGGETVFSSIDADIVATRRERSMASSGGLSMPAPEPEGLGIRDPREAEYVKRRLTPHPFSTYESPLALEKPPGDGFPCTYVACTDPAYQPLWGSRERAKAYGWDYREIATGHDLMITDPAGTVDLLVMIAQQD, from the coding sequence ATGAAGACCTGGCTCCTCATACACGGCGCGTGGCATGGAAGCTGGTGCTGGGACCAGGTCCGCCTGCGGCTCGAACATGTCGGCGACCGCGTCATCACGCCGACCCTGCGGGGCCTCGGCGAACGTGCCGACCAGATGTCGCGGACGATCACGCTGCAGGCATGGGTCGACGAGGTGGCCCACCTCATGACCAGCCACGCCATGACCGACACGATCGTCGTCGGCCACAGCTTCGCCGGTTCGGTCGTCTCCGGCCTGGCGGAGGCGGTACCGGAGCGTATCCAGCGCCTCATCTACCTCGACGCGATGCTGCTGGAAGGCGGCGAGACGGTGTTCTCCAGCATCGATGCGGACATCGTCGCGACCCGGCGCGAGCGCTCCATGGCCTCGAGCGGCGGTCTTTCCATGCCGGCCCCTGAACCCGAGGGCCTCGGCATCCGCGACCCGCGGGAGGCGGAGTACGTCAAGCGCCGCCTCACCCCTCACCCCTTCTCGACCTACGAGTCCCCGCTCGCCCTGGAGAAGCCGCCCGGCGACGGGTTTCCCTGCACCTACGTCGCCTGCACGGACCCCGCCTACCAGCCGCTCTGGGGCTCGCGCGAACGCGCCAAAGCTTACGGATGGGACTACCGCGAGATCGCCACGGGCCACGACTTGATGATCACCGACCCGGCCGGGACGGTGGACCTCCTCGTCATGATCGCGCAGCAGGACTGA
- a CDS encoding SDR family NAD(P)-dependent oxidoreductase, whose product MRLFDLSGKTALITGSTKGIGKAIAAALADAGANVVISSRKQDACEAVAAEIRATGATAVPIPANISSDEDVTALVEKTTAELGAPDILVCNAAVNPYYGPFLDTPDDAFEKTIRVNVRSNMLLCKLCVPAMQARKDGAIVVVSSIAAFKGSDYLGIYALTKAADAQLVRNLAVTYGKDNIRVNGIAPALVKTDFARALWEDPERASKVAQSYALQRLGEPDDIAGAAVYFASPAGAWTTGQVLIIDGGGSVQD is encoded by the coding sequence ATGAGGCTGTTCGACCTCAGCGGCAAGACCGCGCTGATCACCGGCTCGACCAAGGGCATCGGCAAGGCGATCGCCGCCGCCCTCGCGGACGCGGGCGCGAACGTGGTCATCTCGAGCCGCAAGCAGGACGCGTGCGAGGCGGTCGCCGCGGAGATCCGGGCCACCGGGGCGACCGCGGTGCCGATCCCCGCCAACATCTCGAGCGACGAGGACGTCACCGCGCTGGTGGAGAAGACGACCGCCGAGCTCGGCGCGCCGGACATCCTCGTCTGCAACGCCGCCGTGAACCCCTACTACGGGCCGTTCCTCGACACGCCCGACGACGCGTTCGAGAAGACGATCCGCGTCAACGTCCGCTCCAACATGCTGCTGTGCAAGCTGTGCGTCCCGGCGATGCAGGCCCGGAAGGACGGCGCGATCGTCGTCGTCTCGTCCATCGCAGCGTTCAAGGGGTCGGACTATCTGGGCATCTACGCGCTGACGAAGGCCGCCGACGCCCAGCTCGTGCGCAACCTCGCTGTGACCTACGGCAAGGACAACATCCGCGTGAACGGCATCGCCCCGGCGCTGGTGAAGACGGACTTCGCGCGGGCGCTCTGGGAGGACCCTGAGCGGGCCAGCAAGGTGGCGCAGAGCTACGCCCTGCAGCGCCTCGGCGAGCCGGATGACATCGCCGGCGCCGCGGTCTACTTCGCCTCCCCGGCGGGCGCGTGGACGACGGGCCAGGTGCTCATCATCGACGGCGGCGGCTCCGTCCAGGACTGA
- a CDS encoding serine hydrolase domain-containing protein, with translation METLDERIALAFQSGVLPDLHAVLVRREDETIVERYFPGQDYAWGRDLGRVAFDETSLHDIRSITKSVVSLLYGIAQGRGDVPAPDTRLFNVFPEYGDLAADPQRSAWTIGHALNMTLGIEWDEDLPYTDPNNSEIAMERATDRFRFVLERPIVAAAGTTWRYNGGASALVGSIIERRSGMDLFAYAERHLFGPLGITEVEWMRGRDGVPSAASGLRMTARDLARIGTMVLQGGVWDGTRIVPAGWIASLGRPVAQTTFGMGYSRMWYSSQQPVRDTGQQVPMISGMGNGGQRLFVLPSLATVGVLYCGRYSDPDQWLNPLIVLQRLILATV, from the coding sequence ATGGAGACGCTCGACGAACGGATCGCCCTCGCCTTCCAGTCCGGAGTCCTGCCGGATCTCCACGCGGTTCTCGTGCGGAGGGAGGACGAAACGATCGTCGAACGGTACTTTCCGGGTCAGGATTATGCCTGGGGCCGGGACCTCGGCCGCGTGGCGTTCGACGAGACGAGCCTCCACGACATCCGCTCCATCACGAAGAGCGTGGTGTCGCTGCTCTACGGCATCGCGCAGGGCCGGGGGGACGTGCCGGCGCCCGACACGCGCCTCTTCAACGTCTTTCCCGAGTACGGCGACCTCGCGGCCGACCCGCAGCGCAGCGCCTGGACGATCGGCCACGCGCTCAACATGACGCTGGGCATCGAGTGGGACGAGGACCTCCCCTACACCGACCCGAACAACAGCGAGATCGCCATGGAGCGGGCGACCGACCGCTTCCGCTTCGTCCTCGAACGGCCGATCGTCGCCGCGGCGGGCACGACATGGCGCTACAACGGCGGCGCCTCGGCGCTGGTCGGCAGCATCATCGAGCGCCGCTCGGGGATGGACCTCTTCGCCTACGCCGAGCGGCACCTGTTCGGCCCGCTGGGGATCACCGAGGTCGAGTGGATGCGCGGGCGCGACGGGGTGCCGTCGGCGGCATCCGGCCTGCGCATGACGGCGCGCGACCTCGCCAGGATCGGCACCATGGTGCTCCAGGGCGGCGTGTGGGACGGAACGCGCATCGTGCCCGCGGGCTGGATCGCCTCGCTCGGCAGGCCCGTGGCGCAGACAACCTTCGGCATGGGCTACAGCCGCATGTGGTACTCCTCGCAGCAGCCCGTCCGCGACACCGGCCAGCAGGTGCCGATGATCTCCGGGATGGGCAACGGCGGCCAGCGGCTCTTCGTGCTGCCGAGCCTTGCGACCGTCGGCGTCCTCTACTGCGGCCGCTACAGCGACCCGGACCAGTGGCTCAACCCGCTGATCGTGCTGCAGCGGCTGATCCTCGCGACGGTCTGA
- a CDS encoding ABC transporter ATP-binding protein, producing MLAVRNLNAYYGKSHVLQGVDLDVFPGEVVALLGRNGVGRSTTVKAIMGEVAPVGEVRFKGELISGRPSHEIARAGLGYVPENRDIFPMMTVRQNLLLGIKDMRRPGRWSVEQMLDMFPNLRNRADTAAGVLSGGEKQMLTICRTLMGDPDLIMIDEPTEGLAPKIVAQVGELIAEIARAGVAILLVEQKLSIALKIAARVYVMGHGEIVYTGTPAEFATRQDIRREWLEV from the coding sequence ATCCTCGCGGTACGCAACCTCAACGCCTACTACGGCAAGAGCCACGTCCTGCAGGGCGTGGACCTCGACGTCTTTCCCGGCGAGGTCGTCGCCCTCCTCGGGCGCAACGGCGTCGGCCGCTCGACCACCGTCAAGGCGATCATGGGCGAGGTCGCGCCGGTCGGCGAGGTGCGCTTCAAGGGCGAGCTGATCTCCGGCAGGCCGAGCCACGAGATCGCCCGCGCCGGCCTCGGCTACGTGCCGGAGAACCGCGACATCTTTCCGATGATGACGGTGCGCCAGAACCTCCTCCTCGGGATCAAGGACATGCGCCGGCCCGGCCGCTGGTCGGTGGAGCAGATGCTCGACATGTTCCCCAACCTGCGCAACCGGGCCGACACGGCCGCCGGCGTCCTCTCGGGCGGCGAGAAGCAGATGCTCACCATCTGCCGCACGCTGATGGGCGATCCGGACCTCATCATGATCGACGAGCCGACCGAGGGCCTCGCCCCGAAGATCGTCGCGCAGGTGGGCGAGCTGATCGCCGAGATCGCCAGGGCGGGCGTCGCGATCCTGCTGGTCGAGCAGAAGCTCTCCATCGCGCTGAAGATCGCCGCGCGGGTCTACGTCATGGGTCACGGCGAGATCGTCTACACCGGAACTCCGGCAGAGTTCGCCACCCGACAGGACATCCGCCGCGAGTGGCTGGAGGTCTGA
- a CDS encoding ABC transporter ATP-binding protein, which produces MTAPALEIVDLRKNFGPAEIIRGVNLSIEPGERHAIIGPNGAGKSTLFNLVSGMFKPTSGEVRLNGERISGLPAYAVNRKGLSRSFQVSSVFTNMTVRENVRCGVLWSMGQKYAFWKSIRSSKAVQDKTAAILAQVGLTEKANLPAALLPYADQRTLEIAITIAGGADVIMLDEPTAGMSHSETERAVALIAQATRGKTLLIVEHDMGVVFGLADRISVLCYGEIIATGRPDEIRGDPKVREAYLGDEAATLAEAAH; this is translated from the coding sequence ATGACCGCCCCCGCACTCGAGATCGTCGACCTAAGGAAGAACTTCGGCCCGGCCGAGATCATCCGCGGCGTGAACCTCAGCATCGAGCCGGGCGAGCGGCACGCCATCATCGGGCCGAACGGGGCGGGAAAGTCCACCCTCTTCAACCTCGTCTCGGGGATGTTCAAGCCGACCTCCGGCGAGGTGCGGCTCAACGGCGAGCGCATCTCGGGCCTGCCGGCCTACGCGGTGAACCGCAAGGGCCTGTCCCGATCCTTCCAGGTCTCGTCCGTCTTCACCAACATGACGGTGCGCGAGAACGTACGCTGCGGCGTCCTCTGGTCGATGGGACAGAAGTACGCGTTCTGGAAGAGCATCCGCTCCTCCAAGGCGGTGCAGGACAAGACCGCGGCGATCCTCGCCCAGGTGGGCCTGACGGAGAAGGCGAACCTCCCGGCCGCGCTCCTCCCCTACGCCGACCAGCGCACCCTCGAGATCGCGATCACCATCGCCGGCGGCGCCGACGTCATCATGCTGGACGAGCCGACCGCGGGGATGAGCCACTCGGAGACGGAGCGGGCCGTCGCCCTCATCGCCCAGGCCACGCGCGGCAAGACGCTCCTCATCGTCGAGCACGACATGGGCGTCGTCTTCGGCCTCGCCGACCGCATCTCGGTGCTGTGCTACGGCGAGATCATCGCCACCGGCCGGCCGGACGAGATCCGCGGCGACCCGAAGGTGCGCGAGGCCTACCTCGGCGACGAGGCGGCCACTCTTGCGGAGGCAGCCCATTGA